The following proteins are co-located in the Pyricularia oryzae 70-15 chromosome 1, whole genome shotgun sequence genome:
- a CDS encoding cytochrome P450 52A5, which produces MGLVEVVLEHVSVKAAVLWIVGSWVLYLVVKNVLEERKINKLGARAARMPSRLPLSLDNIIRAVRANIQNRNLQMWRSHMSHSITYTVEGRLLFQRIILTADPENIKAILATQFTDYGKGEPFHQEWKPFLGDSIFATDGEKWHTSRQMLRPQFVKDRVSDLECFESHIKTLFKAMANGGALEGEHQHVELSAINGKRFEITDLFFRFSLDVATDFLLGYDVKSLSTPHAEFAEAFNEVQHVQSTITRSGPAQALVPKGSYYRGLKVMDNFINPFIDRALRLSPDELASKTKSDHGYTFLHELASFTRDRKVLRDQIVAVLLAGRDTTAATLSWTIYELGRHPECVKRLRQEIAEVVGFGRTPTYADLKSMKYLQNVMHETLRLYPAVPFNVRLALHDTTLPRGGGPDGTLPVPVLKDTPIGYSTLLMQRRRDLYPPVSENFADPDVFSPERWFHWQPRPWQYVPFNGGPRICIGQQFALTEMGYVLVRMFQQYERVVSYMDEIDGGNPTIKADIVMQPGDGVIVAFWEGDNEKI; this is translated from the exons ATGGGACTTGTGGAAGTGGTGCTGGAGCATGTCTCCGTCAAGGCTGCCGTGCTGTGGATTGTCGGATCATGGGTTCTATACTTGGTGGTGAAAAATGTTCTTGAAGAACGCAAGATCAACAAGCTTGGGGCTCGCGCAGCGCGGATGCCAAGCAGGCTTCCTCTGA GTCTCGACAACATCATCAGGGCCGTCCGGGCAAACATACAAAATAGGAATCTGCAAATGTGGAGGAGCCACATGTCCCACTCGATTACATACACTGTCGAGGGTCGCCTTCTATTCCAGCGAATTATTCTGACGGCTGATCCTGAGAACATCAAGGCCATATTAGCGACTCAGTTCACAGACTATGGCAAGGGAGAGCCCTTCCACCAGGAGTGGAAACCTTTTCTGGGCGACAGCATCTTCGCCACTGACGGCGAAAAGTGGCACACAAGCCGCCAGATGCTGCGTCCGCAGTTCGTCAAGGACCGCGTCAGCGACTTGGAGTGCTTCGAGAGTCACATCAAGACCCTGTTCAAGGCCATGGCCAATGGCGGAGCCCTTGAGGGCGAGCACCAGCACGTTGAGTTGTCTGCCATCAATGGCAAGAGGTTTGAAATCACTGATCTGTTCTTCCGCTTTTCGCTGGACGTTGCTACAGACTTTTTGCTAGGCTACGATGTCAAGTCACTATC TACTCCACATGCCGAGTTTGCCGAAGCCTTCAACGAGGTCCAGCACGTGCAAAGCACCATCACACGCTCCGGGCCCGCGCAGGCGTTGGTTCCCAAAGGATCATACTACAGAGGCCTCAAGGTCATGGACAATTTCATCAACCCCTTTATCGACCGTGCCCTCCGTCTCTCTCCGGACGAGCTGGCTTCCAAGACCAAGTCGGACCACGGCTACACGTTCCTTCACGAGCTGGCCTCGTTCACGCGGGACCGCAAGGTGCTGCGCGACCAGATCGTCGCTGTCCTCCTGGCCGGACGTGACACCACTGCGGCCACGCTATCCTGGACCATTTACGAGCTCGGACGTCACCCGGAGTGCGTCAAACGCCTCCGTCAGGAGATCGCGGAAGTGGTGGGCTTCGGCCGGACCCCAACCTACGCCGATCTCAAGTCGATGAAGTACCTCCAGAACGTGATGCACGAGACGCTCCGCCTGTACCCGGCGGTACCTTTCAACGTCCGACTGGCGCTGCACGACACGACGCTGCCCCGCGGTGGCGGGCCCGACGGCACCCTCCCGGTCCCCGTCCTCAAGGACACGCCGATCGGCTACTCGACGCTCCTGATGCAGCGCCGCAGGGACCTGTACCCGCCCGTGTCGGAAAACTTTGCCGACCCCGACGTATTCAGCCCCGAGCGCTGGTTCCACTGGCAGCCCCGGCCGTGGCAGTACGTGCCCTTCAACGGCGGCCCCCGCATCTGCATCGGTCAGCAGTTCGCCTTGACCGAGATGGGCTACGTGCTCGTGCGCATGTTTCAGCAGTACGAACGCGTCGTCAGCTACATGGACGAGATCGACGGCGGCAACCCGACCATCAAGGCCGACATTGTCATGCAGCCGGGCGATGGTGTTATTGTTGCGTTTTGGGAGGGTGATAATGAAAAGATCTGA
- a CDS encoding amino transferase: MSTSTQVRTSSAIKIMSPTLLAIDESAAAAETVGPIGLPAKQVPEHPNSVAARAPKLERPRRITFKDIADKRTRAGKLVALTASASDSDMFKVAAAGQKPKARRWDHLLSQESASRKPCRLKQAALNLRKPGIISLGGGLPCPDNFPIESISMRVPSVSGGFSEADTRAHGLDVTVGKYDVQEQAEDPNGAVYDLSIALNYSQATGSAQMMRFVTEHTELVNNPPYADWRCSMSIGSTGALEMALRIFCDRARNDSMLTEEFSFSTAVETAMPLGIKVFGVPVDGEGLIPEKMDEILRTWKPEERKGAAKPHVLYTVPSGQNPTGSTQSEERRRALYQVCREHDVYIIEDEPYYYIQMPPYRGRDAKKEEEQSNDAEETPEQFLESLVPSILSMDVDGRVLRMDSFSKVVVPGSRMGWVTASEQIIDRFIRHGESCNQGPSGIAQVLLHKLLDETWGHEGYIRWLMSVRGEYTRRRDVLLAACEDHLPREVVNWEVPKTGMFHWLKVDHTKHPCASTMSISEMEAEIFKDCIDKGVLVAAGSWFMADHDAEPSGLFFRATFAAATPDNMIEATRRLGDAIRSSFQLN, encoded by the exons ATGAGCACGTCGACGCAGGTCAGGACCTCGTCCGCAATCAAAATCATGTCTCCTACTCTGTTGGCCATCGACGAATCCGCGGCGGCCGCCGAGACCGTTGGCCCTATCGGGTTGCCTGCCAAGCAGGTCCCCGAACATCCAAACTCTGTAGCTGCGAGAGCACCCAAGTTGGAGCGCCCGCGACGCATCACATTCAAGGACATAGCCGACAAGAGGACCAGGGCCGGCAAGCTCGTCGCCCTCACAGCCTCGGCATCGGACAGCGACATGTTCAAggtggccgccgccggccagaAGCCCAAGGCCAGGCGTTGGGATCATCTCCTCAGCCAGGAGTCGGCCAGCCGCAAGCCGTGCAGGCTCAAGCAGGCGGCACTCAACCTCAGGAAGCCAGGCATCATCTCCCTCGGCGGCGGTCTGCCATGCCCAGATAACTTCCCAATCGAGTCCATCTCGATGCGCGTCCCCTCAGTCAGCGGTGGCTTCTCCGAGGCCGACACCCGCGCCCATGGCCTGGATGTCACCGTTGGCAAGTATGACGTCCAGGAACAGGCTGAAGATCCCAATGGTGCCGTTTACGACCTCAGCATAGCACTCAACTATAGCCAGGCCACAGGCTCGGCTCAGATGATGCGCTTCGTCACGGAGCACACAGAGCTCGTCAACAACCCGCCGTACGCGGACTGGCGGTGCTCAATGAGCATCGGCAGCACGGGCGCGCTGGAGATGGCCCTGCGCATCTTTTGCGACAGGGCCAGGAACGACTCGATGCTGACCGAGGAGTTCAGCTTCTCGACGGCGGTCGAGACGGCCATGCCTCTAGGAATCAAGGTCTTTGGTGTCCCGGTCGACGGTGAGGGCCTGATCCCAGAGAAGATGGACGAGATACTGAGGACCTGGAAGCCCGAAGAGAGGAAGGGAGCCGCAAAGCCGCACGTGCTATATACCGTCCCGTCGGGTCAGAACCCGACCGGATCGACGCAGAGCGAGGAGAGGCGGAGGGCACTTTACCAAGTCTGCCGCGAGCATGACGTCTACATAATCGAGGACGAACCGTACTACTACATACAGATGCCCCCTTACCGCGGCCGGGACGcaaagaaggaggaggagcagtCCAACGACGCCGAAGAGACCCCGGAGCAGTTCCTGGAGAGCCTGGTTCCTTCGATCCTCAGCATGGACGTCGACGGCCGCGTCCTGCGGATGGACTCGTTCTCCAAGGTAGTCGTCCCGGGCTCCCGCATGGGCTGGGTCACGGCGTCAGAGCAGATCATCGACCGCTTCATCCGGCACGGCGAGTCATGCAACCAGGGGCCCAGCGGAATAGCGCAGGTGCTGCTGCACAAGCTGTTGGACGAGACCTGGGGTCACGAGGGCTACATTCGCTGGCTGATGAGCGTGCGTGGAGAGTACACGCGAAGGCGAGACGTCCTCCTAGCCGCCTGCGAGGATCACCTGCCGCGGGAGGTTGTTAACTGGGAAGTTCCCAAGACTGGCATGTTT CACTGGCTCAAGGTTGATCATACCAAGCACCCATGCGCCTCTACCATGAGCATATCGGAGATGGAGGCGGAAATATTCAAAGACTGCATCGACAAGGGCGTCCTGGTGGCAGCCGGCTCCTGGTTTATGGCTGACCACGATGCGGAGCCGAGCGGACTGTTCTTCCGCGCTACGTTTGCGGCCGCCACCCCTGACAACATGATTGAGGCTACTCGAAGACTCGGCGACGCCATCCGGTCTAGCTTCCAGTTGAACTGA